The region TTGTGCCGGCTTCAGATTCCAGGATCTCCCAGAGGTTTTCTGAACTTTTCATGCTTTTTGGAAGATAATCTCCAATGTTAAAGCCAAGTTCCTCAGCAACTTCGCTCAGATCGTCAATCACCTCGTTTACACTTTTTTCAGATTTGCTGGCAGATGCTTCCAGGAGAACTTTCAAAGCTTCAACCGCTGTTTCATTGAGCTCATCTTTTTTCTCGTACAGGCTCTGAGCAAATTCGTACAGAGTACTTGTTGAATCAAGAAGAGAAGTCAATTGCTCGTTTGTGAGATTAAGTCCAAGAATATTGTTTAGAACTGAACCTGATAGAGCAATAGCTTTCGTATAATCTTTAGAACTGAGAGCGTTTTTCGCATTTTCCAGTTTTTGTTCATCTGTTCCACTCGATAGAAGTGATTGAAATTCCAGATCTCCAAACAAGTTGAAAGCGCAGGATGATAGCAACAAAATCGACGCCACGATCAACCAGAGTGTGGTAATTGTTTTCAATTTCATCATACCACCCCTTTCCAAAATCAGATGATACTACAGTAAACGGTTTTATTATACTTTTAAATTTATCTGGTGTATACTTTTTACTTGTCCATCTTCTGTTAGATAAATGCCTGTATTTGTTATAACTCCATCATGAATATCGAAAGGTGTTTTCACAAATTCCAGATAAATTGCCCCTATGTTGGTTTCTTTCAATGTCATGAGCTTTGATTTCCCATTCTGGTCAGCAAACCAGACTTTCAATTTTGCAAAAACGCTGTCCGATTCGTCAATCCAGTTATTTCCATCCTCGTCGTATCTGGCAAGCTCTAAAAAGCCATTTCCTGTCCTGGGTCCGAATAATTCTAAGCCGTTTTCGATGACGCCATTCTGATTCAGATCGAGTGCCAGGAAAGCCCCGTTTTCTGGAAGGTGAATTTCATCGGTCACATTATCCAGATCGAGGTCTAATTTCACTTTTTTATCGGAGAATTCGACTGGCACATTTGAGAAATTCAGCAAAAGAGGATCCTGTAAATTTTCATGCATGGAGAGATTGATTTGCCTTGTAATTTCAAGCGATCGGCTCATCTTCAGAGAAATTTCAAATTCTAATTTTCTGCCGTCGTTTGAAAAAACAGTACCTTTTGCAGCAAAATGCAGTTTTTCTTCCTCAATGTATTTTTCTCTGATATCGTATATAACATTTGAGTCAACTGGCAGGTCTGGTTCCTTAGTTCCAGAATTTTGCGGTCTTTCTTCAAATTCAAGTACAAAGATTCTGATCTTTTTTCCTGTAAATTTCTCCAGTAAAAATTTTATGAGTCTTAGTTTTAGTTTATCTTCATCACTCAATCTTATTTCAAACAGATTTGTGTCTGCTTTTGCAGCCTTAATATTATTTATTGTTCTGTACCTCCCGGTTCTTTCGTAAAATTTCACATGTGAGTGATAACTTTTCATGTTTACATACGAGCTTTCAATTTTCATTTCTTCACCTCGACAATAATATCGGCTAAAATGAGAAAAACTGGAATTTTCACGGATTATTCAACCGACGAAGCCAATGTTATACAGGCCCTGAAGACCTTATAAGCCTGCATATATGTCGAAGCTCTGTATATTACAGTCCTTGCATCTTTTCTCTCAACTCCAGGTATAAGCAGGGACATCTCGGCAAAAATTGATTTTATAAAGCAAATTTCTAATTCAACCGGTTCTTTCTCTACAGTTGGTTTGAATTTCTTTATATTTTCAAGTGCTTCTTTCACGCCTTTTTTTATTCGTTCTTTACTCACTTCGAAGGGGTAAATTTTTGCTGAATATCTGCCACATGCTTCTTTCACAACTACGCCAACAAAATCATTTAATTCTTCTTTTGCACATTTTATTGTGTTTTGATCGCCAGTGATGAGAACAACGGGCACATTAAAGCATCCGGCGAATCTTCCGTTTAGACCAGATTCACTCAATGTTTTTCCGTTCACTTTTGTGTAAAAAACCTTGCCTGTGTAGGTATGATCCATTATAGCTTCGGTGCCGGCTTTCGCATGGTAGCCTATAAGAAAAACCCCATCGAATGTTTCGTCAATACCCTGCATCATGCTAAAAGGCTTTGGACTCCCGCTAATCAAAATGGCCCCGGGGTGAAGTTCTTCAATCAGTATATTGTCCATATTGTTGTGTGAATCATTTACAACAATTTCTGTGGCACCAGATTCAATTGCAGCTTCCACAACGGTGTTGATTTCCTTTGTCATAAGTTTTCTGAATCTTTCGTATTCTCTGTGACCGGGTTCAACATGTGATAAATTAACAACACCAGATATGCCTTCCATATCAGCTGATATAAATATCTTCATGGATTTTCCTCCTCTCAGAATATA is a window of Pseudothermotoga elfii DSM 9442 = NBRC 107921 DNA encoding:
- a CDS encoding outer membrane protein assembly factor BamD; the encoded protein is MMKLKTITTLWLIVASILLLSSCAFNLFGDLEFQSLLSSGTDEQKLENAKNALSSKDYTKAIALSGSVLNNILGLNLTNEQLTSLLDSTSTLYEFAQSLYEKKDELNETAVEALKVLLEASASKSEKSVNEVIDDLSEVAEELGFNIGDYLPKSMKSSENLWEILESEAGTIVSSVASFMDNAELLKFLTSGYYALISTTDDASMIYAAFCAWYDICYMLNLVLDIDNDGVITDEDLVKNTITSPASFTEYASNTQSGLYHDENSCDEFVWAYDILTDILTTLDIDIDLPDAPATQDLYDAHYLPDLFELLSGDAE
- a CDS encoding M55 family metallopeptidase is translated as MKIFISADMEGISGVVNLSHVEPGHREYERFRKLMTKEINTVVEAAIESGATEIVVNDSHNNMDNILIEELHPGAILISGSPKPFSMMQGIDETFDGVFLIGYHAKAGTEAIMDHTYTGKVFYTKVNGKTLSESGLNGRFAGCFNVPVVLITGDQNTIKCAKEELNDFVGVVVKEACGRYSAKIYPFEVSKERIKKGVKEALENIKKFKPTVEKEPVELEICFIKSIFAEMSLLIPGVERKDARTVIYRASTYMQAYKVFRACITLASSVE